From the Helianthus annuus cultivar XRQ/B chromosome 17, HanXRQr2.0-SUNRISE, whole genome shotgun sequence genome, the window AAGTTGTTATTTAAAGATTGGTAATGCATCAAATCAATAGAATCAAATCAAGAGAGTAACACAATCACACATCTCCTATATACACACATGATACACATGAGAATATAAGGAGGAAATAACACTAACTCACCCTACTAAGTGCTAACTAACTCTAACAGACTCAACTAATCATATACATACTAATATTGCCCTTCAAGCTAAACGGGGCGTTCAACTTGGATTGGAGAGtgtcaaaacaaacaaaaaaccaCCGTTTGGTCAAAATATCTGTAATGAACATCATTGGGCACATAGCGAACACAAAGAGTCTGAGCCAAAACCATGTCATGAATAAAGTGCAAATCAATCTCAAGGTGTTTCGTGCGCTAATGAAATACAAGATTGACAGCAATATAAGTGGCTCCAATATTGTCACACCACAGAGTAGGTGGATAAGACAATGCAATATGTAGCTCATATGATAAAGATGTAATCCATCGCATCTCAACAGCAGTACGAGCAAGCAAGAGCACGATACTCAACCTCTGTACTAGAACGAGCAACAATGTGTTGTTTTTTTTGAAACTCCAGCTAACTAGGTTGGGCCCAAGAAAACACAATAATCAGTAGTCGATTGTCGATCGTCCGGACATCCAGCCCAATCTGCATAACCCAAATTTAAATATAAAAGCTATGTGTGATTCTATAAAACTTATAAAAACGATATAGAAAAAATAGCAAcctatagaaaaaaaaaattaaaaactacaTACATAGTTTTTTAGTTTACAGAATATAATAATCAGCAACCATTTCTTTTTATAaccttagaccatgtgtagtggtagaagcttataatgcccccaccatggggcattatacgacacgtggcgtcctagtcagcaagggggcattatagcaaaagtggtgtagttgGTATAATGCCCccataatgccccttccaatcattataaaaaaaaaaaaaaaaaaaaaaaaaaaaaaaaacaaacatatgGATGGATAGTATTGGTTGGTCAAAGTTGTCAGGCAAGTGCTCTCAAGTGATTGGATAGTATTGTTTGTGCATGGCGTTTTAATTTAAACGCTCAACccattttttttcaaatataacGCCCTATAACGCCTAGTGTAATGGAAGGGGGGGCGTTATGGGGCgtttttttccaattttttttaaaatcacgccccactacgggtggtcttatccAAAACCATTCATCAATGCTTTGACTTGATACAAAAGTACATTTCTTCAAAACATAGAATTTctgttatttttttaaagaatTAATAGTTTATTAATACGTATTTAATTCAAGTACTAATCTAAAAGACTAAAACTCTATTATCTTTTTATTATTCTAACTTGGTGACGAccaattatataaaaaaaatatattaagaaGCTGATCGCCTGTATGAATTGGCCAAAGGGAGTTGACTTAGGCATCACTTTTTTTATTCCATAAATACCTCTTTCTAAACCTCAAATAATCTCAGTAGTTCATGGTGGACAATGGCTCTCACGATTATCATCGTTAAATTTGTCTTCTTGGTATCGACAGTGTATTCTAAAGGTATGTTATTACTAGGAGTGTTTACAATTTGGTTCAATCGGTTTTGACAAAAATCGCGTGGCGAACCATTAACTATGGTACTAGTAAAACGATAAATCAAACCCTCTAGGTTTGAGTATTTTGGCCACAACAGCTTGTTTCATTTCATCAGTTAACGGTCTAAACTGATGTtacttatttttttaaataacatttgtttgtatttgaatttttgaaatgaTATACATATTTCAGGGTTATAATACATAATTATAGCTACATGATATTCCAAAAGCACAAAATCATAAAAGTTGAACAATTCTAAGCTCCAAAACTTTTTGGTTAAATCGAAAAATTGTCAAAATCAAACTATTTGAATCTCTAACATGCCGACTTATTCAATTTGGATGGTTCGTCTAGTTTTAACGGTATATGTATTTCTTACACTATATGATCCTAGGGCTGTGCAATGGTTcagaaccgaaccgaaccgaatcaaACCGGAACCAAACCAGAACCGTTAATTGCTAAATTTAAGAACCGGAACCGAACTGTATTATaacggttccggttcggttccgaaccggttaAACGGTTCTCGTGTAAACGGTTCTCGCGGGAACCGGTTGATAATTAAATCAGAAAATTAACAATTTAATAAAAACGAATCAAACCATATAAAACATTAACTAAGAGTTGCAacattcaaagttcaaaccaaccaaaataaaagtagcaaagcaataataaaaaatttCAAACCATAAAACAAACTCTAAATAAAACTATCAGAAAGTAAACAtctaaaaagaaaatatatgcaATCATAAAAAAAAAGGTCATGTAGAATAGCGTACTTGTATTTGCAGGGTGTTGATGGAAATGAACTTGTATGATagcaattagggttagggttgatAGATGGAGAAGAATCAGAAGATGAAAGATGAGATCGTGGAATGAATATATGAGAAGGGAATAAGAATTAGGATGGTCGTATGATGTTGAAAAGCCCAttaataaaatagggttttaaatatttataatcccAACTGGTTCTAGCGGTTCTTTAACCGGAACCGTGGTTTTAACCGGGAACCGTTTTTACCCAATTTTAAGAACCGGAACCGGACCCTATATACAAAAATACGGTTTGGATCTAgcggttccggttcggttcccTGGTTCTGACGGTTCTGAACCATGTACTGCTCAGCCCTATATGATCCTCTAGTGATTTAAAACATTTAATTTATTACTTTGTTAAACTCACATACATTATAAATCAAACAGTTACACTTGAGAATTCGGGTTTCGAATCTCAACCGACAAACCTAACGACGAATTCGACCTCCCAATTCGTTCTCCTCAATAGCAAAACCAACGTTATTCCCGGTTGGTCGTTTAATGGTACGGTCTGGTACGTGACAGCTGGCGGAAACATTTCCCTACCTGGAAACGGTCACGGGTTGCAACTAGGTCCAAATGGTGTGATCAACCAAACATTTAAAACCGATGGAAGTTACTATTATACCCTCACATTCACCCTTGCTCCAAGCAGCATGAATTGTGCCAGCAATTTCACAGCCGTAAATGTTTCCGGTTCCGATGAGTCCAAAGTATTCATTTATAAAGAATCATTTGGGAGTGAAATGTGGCAAACTTATGCTTATTCGATGAGTCGCGAGATCCAAAGGGGTATTATGGGAATACAATTTCAAAGTGTCGCGGGTAGCAACGACTGTTGGCCTATCATTGATACTCTTCTTGTTAACGGAATCGGGAGTCCCCGTTTATATGGAGGTATGTCGTTATGAAGATTATATATATTGTGTTTTTTTCATGTGTTACACGACACACAATTTTTTGTGTCGTTATGTATATATTgtgttttgtcatgtgttaataAGTTACATGACAATTTTTTATGTCTTTATGTATATGTCACAGTTAAATAAACTGATTATTATCCAAATACGGAAATAGTCAACTTTTtgactaattaaaaaaaaaactagaacatgacaactagggctgtaaacgaaccgaacgttcagcgaacatttcgtgaaccgttcggcgggaagttcgtttatgttcattcgtttaataaacgaacgaacatgaacaagaaatttcgttcgattagttaaatgaacgaacatgaacaaaggtctcgttcgttcaattgtgttcgtgaacgttcggtaaggtgttcgtgaacattcgttcatttgcgttcgtttatgtttgtgttttaattaaagttttttatactttcatatattttatctatattttttatactattaaacttttatttatatcattactctaacaattaaactaggaaaccctctttcacattgtttatgcaccatttccctttcttttctcattatttacatcgacgaatatgatctacctccgttccacaataagggattcaaattctagtgctactctctaggccatccacctttatccttcatcgcgttcgccaaatttatttgtgttcgcttgtgttcgtgaatcgttcgtgaacacgctcatttccttaatgaacgaacacgaacataaaatctcgttcggtaagtgttcatgaaccgttcgtgaacacatttatttccttaacgaacgaacacgaacaaggcctcgttcgtgttcgttcggttcgtttacagccctaatgaCAACTAATTATTGTGATTGatatactagatacacatctaaGAACTAGCTATCTAAGTATGATTATACATTTTTTTGGCAGATAACGGGTTTATGAACAGCGGGTTCGAAGTTGGACCGGCCTTTCTCGATAACTCCTCTCAGGGTATCCTACTCGATGACGATACCAACGAAGAGGCTTTCAAGGTTGTCCAACAGTGGACCATTTTAGGTATGATAAAGTATATCGACTCAAAACACTATGCGGTCCCACGAGGACGAGGAGCAGTCATGCTAGTGTCCGGCAATCCATCGGGTATCTTGTATAATCGAAGGTTCTCAAGACACGGAAAAATTACTCTAGACTTTATCATGGGCGATGCTAATGACTCATGTGTGGGAGATTTTACGGTTTATTTGCAAGTGGGAAATTACATGATGTGGAACTTTACTATGAGGAGCCTTGGTGTTGGATCAAGGGTGAGGCATTCTGTGACGTTCAAGGCGGAATTTAGCAAGACTGAATCGGTTCCTATTAGTTTTTCTAGCTTTAACGTGACTCGAACGAGTGACCAACAAGTGTTATGTGGACCGGTTATTGATAGCACGGTGATTCGATTTTCTAGTTCAAAGATACTACATTACGAACCAGTGATCTTTTGCTTTGTTTTGGCTACAGTTTTCTTAATTTAATGGTTTGTGTTGTAAAATTGCACCAAAACGCGTTTatataaaaattaatttttttttttttttttttttttttacttgggACCGTTCAAAGTCAATATACAGCCTAGTTTTTTTATTCGGTTTTAATGGTTTGGCAGTTTACATTTTGAAGCTTCAAACCGTGTAAATGAACCGGTCGATTCACGATATTTTTGGGCCTTTTGGCTAATGAGTAATAAATTTTTTTTCTTATAGATGAGGTTCGTAAAATTAAAATGAATTCTTGAAATTGTTTCAATTATGATGAAACTTATGTAAAATGTATCGTTTAATGTTGAAAATAACACCAAAGAAATGAACAACGAAGAATGACAGTACGATTAACGATTTTATTCACTCTAACAACAATAATTGATATAGAATTGGAAAAAAAGATCTAAATTAACAAAGTGATTAAGAACAAATCTATTGGGAAAAAAAGAAGACCTAAATTAGCAAAGTGATTAAGAACAACTCTTATAACACACCATTAACAACCTCTAGTTCCCCAAGTTTGAGTGAAACACTATCTATACTATTATAAAAATGAGAAGTGATGTACAAGATGGTAATTTTGCCACGCGTATCAATTTTAAAGCAACATGTACAAGATGCTTAAAGCTATTTAAGTTGCAAGTTCTCCAAAATTTTAAGACACTAGAGGGTTAAATTTGGGATTTCACATGGAATTAAAGAACCCTAAATTAATCTTCATCAATAGAATTGGAGGCGGCCAAAGGAAGGGTCTCACCTTCTTCAATTCATCCTCTCAATTACCCTGTTAAGAAGTGGGCAAGGAAAGATCAGGCACACATTCAATTCATCCTCTCATCAGTTAAAAACGGCATCAACATTACCGGACCCGAAATCGCGAAATCGTACACGCGTCGGCAACTCAACTCTACCCCTTCAACCCCAGATTCTCATGGCCTTGAAAGCATCTGGTAAGAATCAAATCCATCAACTTTAACCAGTTGATACCCCTAATCGATTCTTGGTTTATAATTTCCTTATGGCCTTTGCGTCGTTTTTTTTTCTGCGTCTTCTCGATGGCTCAACATTATGTTCCATATAACAAAGCCGGTCGAATTACAACCCTGTAAAATTTTCCCTAAAGGTTCAGTTGGGAAATTCATTTATCTGACACGAGTGTGAGATTTTAATTGTGTGAGCATTATTGTTTGCAGGAATGTTAGTAAATTGAGAAGCAATCAGAAAATCGTTAGGACTTCTTCGGTGAAAGCTGTATATTCCGGTGATTATCCGTCACTAGACAAGAATTCAAGACAGGGAATATGGTCCATTAGGTAGGGTTCTGTGCTTCTGTTTCGTTATTATTATCAATCTATTTATTTATTGTAATTGTTGAATAATTTCTAATACGCAGGGAGGATGTACAAGTTCCATCATCACCCTACTTCCCGACATATGCACAAGGTCAAGGGCCACCTCCGATGATGCAAGAGCGGTTCTAAAGTGTTATCAGTCAACTCTTTCAATACGTGGGTACCTTCTTTGTGCTGGTGAACTTTGTTtaatctatttatagtaattaTGCGCGTGTTTGGCTGTGTTTATAGAGAATCATACGTTGTGGTGGTGCGGTTGATGATGATATGGCAAACATTATCGTTGCTCAGCTTTTATATCTTGATGCTGTTGATCCTAACAAGGTTTGATCAGATCCATTACTTAACTGATCAAAAGTTAGTTATTCCTCTAACGACTGCTCACTACATGCTACTGTCACCGTTTTTAATATTATTGACAGGATATTGTGATGTATGTAAACTCTCCTGGAGGGTCGGTCACTGCTGGTATTTTGCTCTCttcgtattttttttttgtttttttttttttttgtgattctTGAATATGAATTTTGTTGTTTATTTATGCGATTCTTTAGGTATGGCCATTTTTGACACCATGAAGCATATCCGCCCCGATGTTTCCACTGTATGCGTCGGACTTGCTGCAAGGTAAtcaatttatatttattataacGTTACGTAATACTTGTAAATTTctgttttatcaataaaaattatattttgacTCGTTTATTTTACAGTATGGGTACTTTCCTGCTTGGTGCCCGCACAAAAGGTATTAATTTACTTTCGCTTTACTTACTTTAGGATTTCAGTTAGTGAAATACTCCGTATTATACAAAATGTAGGAAAAAGATATAGTCTTCCAAATTCAAGGATAATGATTCATCAACCTCTTGGAGGCGCACAAGGTGGACAAACTGATTTGTATATTCAGGTATGTCTTCTTTTGTCCGATTTTAAAAACTTAACACAAGATGTCTAATGAAATTACTATATTTGGTGGTAACTAATGACGGCATTATTCTTGTAGGCTAATGAAATGTTGGCATCACAAGACGAATTTGAATGGGTATCTGGCATACGACACGGGTCAAAGTATTGACCGAATTAACCAAGACACGGACCGCAATTACTTCATGAGTGCCAAAGAAAGTAAAGAATATGGGCTTATAGATGGTGTCATCATGAATCCACTTAAAGCTCTCCAACCACTGGCAGCCGCTTAAGTAACCATCAGTTATAATTTTGAACCGTGTCTTCGAATGATATCACCAGCGATGGCAAAAGCCATTGACTTCACAACGTTTTCCCTAAAATTGTAAGTTTttagtttatttgtttttaaGACAAGAaactaggggtgtgaatttcgGACACGACCCGAAAATACGACACGAACACAACACGAAATTCGCGGCTTTAGGTTTAGTCTAGATAGGTTtcggtcagtttcaggttgaaccggcgaacccgtttaggttaacgggtcAGATTCGGGTCAACCCGATCAGGTTgtcgggttgacccgtttaacacatttatattatattatttttttacaacttattttatgttataaattaaatggggggtgtattttatgccataattataaCTTCAAAAGAGAAATTAGCATAtgattttataatttaatataattgtgttatatacatttgtgtttttaagtaaattttaattttaatttcaggaaaaaaattaaaaaactctGGTTGGACGGGTCATGTTTGGGTCAACCCACAGAACTTCAGGTcttgttcgggttcatatgtataaCACGATTTTCGGGTTCAGGTTGGGTttgggtcgggttgaacccgtcAACTCACGAACACGACCCATTTAGCACCCCTACAAGAAACTGAGAGTAATTATTACTCttttttcttgaagattttgaCCTGTTGAATCAAAAAGtaattcagtttaaatgacaaTTAATTTTGATAATACTACTGTAACAAAACTTCCACCACAACGTGCAGTTGCACTTCACTTTCATGTGATCATATATGCTAAAAGATGTTACAGAATGGGACTGTTTCTTCGCAAAGTTCACATCTTATTTTGATCAATTCTCTTGTCACAATTTGTGTTGTCTCCCTTAGTAACTTGGTATGTGTTGCTTGGTTTTTTCATAATAATATCCTCGCTTGTTAAAAAATGTATGTTAAATATAGTATGTTAACCAACCAATTTGGAATACTAAAATTTGTAGGCGTATGTGCGAGCTTTCTTTGATGTTCATGAGCAAGAAAGAAGCTATCCAGGATGGATTCCTTTGGAGGTTACATAACAGAATATGACAGAATGTGTTGGTGGATCACACCCCATGACTTTTGATGATGTAAGCTCGCCTTACCACATCCATTGTGACCCCAAGGCTCAACGCTTCTCAGCCCCTTGAGTTGTCTTTCATCATCGTAGAATGGTTGAGGAAGAGAAGAATGGGGTCTCCAAACTCGCCCTTTAAAATTTTAGATCTATCAACTGCTCGGtagagttgtattttgtttttttgtGAAAGGTTGTTTGTGGGATCTTGAGCTGATGTCAAGTTAGACAAACCATTGCTACATGATGAGTCATAGTTATGTTATGTAGATTAGGCATGTTAGGATTGGGTCTTGATCTAGATCTGATCCATACAGGGATTGACGGATCCAATTGGTATAACACTTGATCCACTCATTTAATTCATTGACCCATATAAAACAATTCTCTTTCTATTTATTTTCTTGTTATATTCCACCCCACCATACTCTTAGCTTCTCACTTTCTTTAAGAAAGTGATTTGGTCTATGGCAACAATATTTATAAGGTAAAGATATGATGAACTTCATCATAAGGTTTTCTCTTTTATGTGATAATTTGAATACAGTtacttttcttttttatttaacttGAGTTGTTTATTTGGTATATTTTTAAGCCAGGCTTAACTTGATGTGGCATATTTTAATTATGAGACTCATTAAACATGACAAGTTATTACACAGGAAACCATAATTGACTCTAATATTAGACGGGAcacccgctgcaacgcgcgggcattcccactagtACAACAAATACTCAAACTTGTAATAGAACACATAACATTTGAAATTGAAGATACATATAAAATTCATAGAATGGTAAGACTGTTGGAAGGTCAAAGTCAAGAAAGTGACATCCAAATTCCTAATCCTTGGACATAGGTACAACGTATTACATCGTCCATCCTAATTCATAGAGAGAAAAAAACTTGTTCCTATAGCCACATCTAAAACGGCTATGCAAGGTATGACTTGTTTGTTAACTTCAACTTCAGAAAGGGACACTACAATTAATACCCTTTCCAGGTACATTTCTTAGCTACCAAGTGATTTAAGATTTGAACCCAAATGTACTAAAATTATTGATTAATAGATAAAAACATATGTAACTTTATAGAGCAATTCTCTCTTCTCTTTTTATTGTATAAATAAAAGGTCAACTAAATGTGATTCTATATAAATATATTAATAGAatctttaaaaacatgtatataatatACTCACCAACTCTATAGTATTTGCAAAATATGAATTCTTGAACTCGAAGCTTCATATACTCACCAACTCTATAGTATTTGCAACCTTGTCCTTTAAGCAAAACCCCACTCACATACATCCATCCATCATTTAACCTTCAAAACTCCATTATTCCCCTCCACAAATTAATTTTCAAATGGGTTCTCTTCAGGCCACTCGATCCGCAGCAATGCTCGAGACATCCTGTGGCTATTTGCTACAAGAATTACAGGCAAGTTTCTTTTTTTAGTTGCATGGTTCTTACACGACTTATACAATGTCATTGCATGACTTATGAGATCTAACAGATGATATGGGATGAAGTTGGCGAAGATGAATTCGAACGAGAAAAAGTTTTAGTTGATCTGGAGCACGAGTGTCTTCAAGTTTATAGAAGGAAAGTCGACAATGCGAATATGTCCCGGGCACGTTTGCATCAAGAGTTGGCAGATTCTGAAGCTCAGTTTACTCATTTGCTTTTGTCACTTGATGAACGTTCACTTCCTACTAGGGTAACTTCTatcaatttcatttttttttattttaattaggtCAAACTAACTAATTGTAACaactctttttattttttgtttgattttttttttctaaaattgggttatttttaatttatttgcACCTCATGTATTTTTCTTTACTTTTACAAAAGTAAGGTCTTTTGTGTTATATATCGAATCTAGAGAGGgctgaaatgaaaaaaaaaattggtatttaaATAGCAAATTTAATTTTTCTCTAACAttatgtaatttaaaaaaaaatatcagaatatattttttttttcttatattaCCATGCATGCCAAAAAATATtttgttaaaattaaaaaaattaacatgttaTAAGAGAAAACCACATTACATACcaactataaaaaaaaaaaaaaaaaaaactaaacttgTTAGGGCACacggggtggttcactagtgatagaaactATCACTCCCATTGTCCAATCATATCATgtcatgtcatcaaccaaatttctatcactagtgatagaaatgtaggcggggtggtatcactagtgatggatttctatcactcccaaatttttttaattttttattttaaattccaTTTGAATAAAAGATTGTCAACTCACATACAAGATTGGTCCAATTAGAAAATAGAAGCTTTAAATATTGTCGGCCATTTGGATAAAATAGTGCTTTAAATTCCATTTGGATAAATGATTGTCAGACTTCACAACAACAACTTCGAAATATAACGCGTTAACAATTCCACGCGTTTAAAAAATAACGCGTTAAATTAACGGCGGCGGCGGTGTAGCGTTATAAAATAACGCGTGATCGGGGTGGTATAACAGA encodes:
- the LOC110923546 gene encoding uncharacterized protein LOC110923546, with translation MALTIIIVKFVFLVSTVYSKVTLENSGFESQPTNLTTNSTSQFVLLNSKTNVIPGWSFNGTVWYVTAGGNISLPGNGHGLQLGPNGVINQTFKTDGSYYYTLTFTLAPSSMNCASNFTAVNVSGSDESKVFIYKESFGSEMWQTYAYSMSREIQRGIMGIQFQSVAGSNDCWPIIDTLLVNGIGSPRLYGDNGFMNSGFEVGPAFLDNSSQGILLDDDTNEEAFKVVQQWTILGMIKYIDSKHYAVPRGRGAVMLVSGNPSGILYNRRFSRHGKITLDFIMGDANDSCVGDFTVYLQVGNYMMWNFTMRSLGVGSRVRHSVTFKAEFSKTESVPISFSSFNVTRTSDQQVLCGPVIDSTVIRFSSSKILHYEPVIFCFVLATVFLI